The Cryobacterium roopkundense sequence GCATTCAAACTGCATTACCGCTCGGAGTCTCGGTACTGCAACCCGTACTCCGGCAATGAGAAAGGCAACGTGGAGAACGCGGTCGGGTTCCTCCGCCGGAACCTGATGGTCCCCGAGCCGGAGGCGGCCACGTTGCAGGGCCTCAACGACGTGTTGTTGGCGCGGTGCCTGGCGTTGGCTTCGACGGTGCACTATCGCAAGGGCCTGCCCGTGGGTGAGCTCTTTACCCAGGACGTCGCCGCGAGTCTCGCGCTGCCCGGGGTCGGGTTTGACCCGGTGCGTTATGAGTCCCGCACCGCCGACAAGACCGGGAACCTCCTCATCGACGGGAACACCTATGCGGCCGGGTCTTCCTTCCATAGCCGCACCCTGACAGTGGGGTTACGACACGATGTGGTCGAGATCCTCGATGAGCAGGCCACGCCGGTGCGGTCATTCCCTCGGGCGTTCGGACGACAGACCGAGACGATCTTCGAACCCGCGTCGCTGCTGCCGTTGCTGGTGACCAAGCCCGGCGCTTGGGGTCACTCCCAACTGCGCCCCCTGGTCCCAGATCCGGTGCGGCAGTGGCTCGATACGGCCACCGCCACCAACCGGCGGCGACTCCTCAGCGCCGTGGATGCCGCCAGCGGTTCGGCCGGTTTCGACGCCGCAATCGGCGCCGCCGACATGCTGATCCAGCGTGGGGACACCCCCGATATCGCCGCGCTGAGCATGCTCGCCCGGCGCCTCGCCGACGGCACGGCCCCGGCGGCGGAGAACGTGGACCTTAGCGTTTATGACATCTTCACCGCCGACGCCTTCACCACCGTGAACACGCTGACAGGAGAGATCGCATGAGCCTGATCACCGTTCAAAACATCATCGAGACCGGCCGGCAGGCCTCCCTGACCAATACCGTGCTGGCCGAGTGGGCCGAGAAAGGCACCCCGAAGCAACGCGAATACCTGCACGGAATGCTCACGGCCGAGCACGAATCCCGCCAAGCATCTCGCCGCCAACGACTGCTGACAGCGGCCCGGTTGCCGGCGTTGAAGTCACTCACGGGTTTTGACTACTCGAGCGTGAAGTTCCCCGAGGACTACGGCCGTGACGAGCTGACCTCGCTGGATTTCATCGACCGGGCCGAGGACCTTGTCTTCTACGGTGACGTCGGCACCGGGAAAACCCACCTCGCCAGCGCGCTGGTCGCCGCCGCCTGCCGCGAGGGAATCCCGGCACGTTTCTTCACCACCTCGTCGCTGGTGATGCAGCTGCGCCGCGCCAAAGACGAAGGGCGCCTCGATCGGGAGCTGGCCTCCATAGCCAAAAATCGGCTCGTGGTGATTGACGAATTTGGCTACTTACCAATCGATACCGAAGGCGCCCGGCTCCTGTTCCAGGTCATTGCGGACGGTTATGAAAAAAGAAGCCTGGCCATAACCACAAATTTGGAATTCTCCCGCTGGGGAACCGTGTTCGGCGACGACAACATGGCCGCTGCCGTCATCGACCGCATCGTGCACCACGGCCGGCTCCTGCAATTTCGTGGCGAGTCCTACCGAGTTAAACACGCCCTCATGAAATAACCCCCGCACCACCCCAGCCGACGGCCGCGCTGGCCGAGAATGCTGGAACGACGCCGAAAACCGGCCATTCTGACCACCGTGCTCAACTGGCCGGAAACCACGCCGCACTGGCAGGTTTTTAATCGCTCAAATGGCCGGCTTCAAGTTGACAAAACACAGGTGGGGAGTCTTCTCGTACCGAGGCGGCAGGGCGTCTCGCTGTG is a genomic window containing:
- the istA gene encoding IS21 family transposase, with translation MSVQENIRTLDSHGIAGREIARRLGVSRDAVTKYTGQLDYSPKPPSPVPRPAGSVLTGFEDTIELWLGEDQRRPRKQRHTAKRVFDRLVVEQGYFGSYSPVQRFVAKWKTRHRQAGEGFTELVWPAGTAQVDFGQAEAIIAGVRQVLHIFVVTFPFSNMRFVQAYRGETSECVCHGLRTVFDHIGAAPRHLVFDNATGIGRRVGAKVVETKLFSAFKLHYRSESRYCNPYSGNEKGNVENAVGFLRRNLMVPEPEAATLQGLNDVLLARCLALASTVHYRKGLPVGELFTQDVAASLALPGVGFDPVRYESRTADKTGNLLIDGNTYAAGSSFHSRTLTVGLRHDVVEILDEQATPVRSFPRAFGRQTETIFEPASLLPLLVTKPGAWGHSQLRPLVPDPVRQWLDTATATNRRRLLSAVDAASGSAGFDAAIGAADMLIQRGDTPDIAALSMLARRLADGTAPAAENVDLSVYDIFTADAFTTVNTLTGEIA
- the istB gene encoding IS21-like element helper ATPase IstB, with the protein product MSLITVQNIIETGRQASLTNTVLAEWAEKGTPKQREYLHGMLTAEHESRQASRRQRLLTAARLPALKSLTGFDYSSVKFPEDYGRDELTSLDFIDRAEDLVFYGDVGTGKTHLASALVAAACREGIPARFFTTSSLVMQLRRAKDEGRLDRELASIAKNRLVVIDEFGYLPIDTEGARLLFQVIADGYEKRSLAITTNLEFSRWGTVFGDDNMAAAVIDRIVHHGRLLQFRGESYRVKHALMK